One Shewanella sp. MR-4 DNA window includes the following coding sequences:
- a CDS encoding GGDEF domain-containing protein: protein MANSLDFDQALNELDVLLQSDFSAAQKKLAEYETAFSGLTPTQKGRLRIDRAISYIFVSEYAKALDDLRQAETLITSPELLASIYSYQATVYIGMRDYDKALSAVAKALALVVNIDDVTIKRHSYLRIANIYSEMDAYSDMGLYANKVLQLAQETDVRDICHAKLLRAIYLLGVKSPDALDAFEDSRQYCDAKQFPLLATMSMKGKGMVLQERGDNLGARAILLLALKGYEAFQFQLEISHVHALLAENYFATGEPVQAKSHAVKVLTFPDDNSYIEHKHIAYRVFAELMASDKQFEQAYEYSRKEQHYNQLIFDQSKMKTLAYQAAKFNADEQAREINLLNKERELYIAQQTVKEREYTNMLMFITILVGGLFFLAILLVVGNLQKRRFMRMARMDALTGVLNRGAGQDLGENLFVQAAARGGDFCVILFDLDYFKRINDSYGHGTGDWALKKVVEALKPHVRNGDVFARIGGEEFALFLPYANESKGMEVAEQCRSRIEAIDTHLSGHKFTITASFGVSGMTKEDLSLDPLLHRADMALYAAKSNGRNSVFCYEDALASDKRATNITSQLARQ, encoded by the coding sequence ATGGCTAACTCTCTCGATTTTGATCAGGCACTCAATGAGCTTGATGTATTACTGCAATCTGATTTTAGCGCCGCACAGAAAAAACTGGCCGAATATGAGACCGCATTTAGCGGATTAACCCCAACACAAAAAGGCAGACTAAGAATTGACAGAGCCATTAGTTATATTTTTGTCAGTGAATATGCCAAAGCGTTAGACGATCTGCGTCAGGCCGAAACCTTAATCACAAGTCCTGAATTATTAGCGTCGATTTATAGTTATCAAGCCACGGTCTATATAGGGATGCGCGACTATGACAAAGCCTTGTCGGCTGTTGCCAAAGCATTAGCCTTAGTGGTGAATATCGATGATGTTACGATTAAACGTCACTCCTATCTAAGAATTGCCAATATTTATTCTGAAATGGACGCTTATAGCGATATGGGCCTCTATGCCAATAAAGTGTTACAACTTGCTCAGGAAACCGATGTCCGCGATATTTGTCATGCCAAATTGTTGCGGGCTATTTACTTGCTCGGAGTGAAAAGTCCCGATGCCTTGGACGCCTTCGAAGATAGCCGTCAATATTGTGATGCGAAGCAATTTCCCCTTTTAGCAACGATGTCGATGAAAGGCAAAGGGATGGTTTTGCAGGAGCGGGGTGACAATTTAGGCGCGAGAGCGATTTTGCTATTAGCGTTAAAAGGGTATGAAGCTTTTCAATTTCAATTAGAAATCAGCCATGTGCATGCACTTCTTGCCGAGAATTACTTTGCAACGGGTGAGCCGGTGCAAGCCAAAAGTCACGCTGTTAAAGTGCTCACGTTTCCCGATGATAATAGTTATATCGAACATAAGCATATTGCCTACAGAGTGTTTGCCGAGTTGATGGCCTCGGATAAACAATTTGAACAAGCCTATGAATACTCCAGAAAAGAGCAGCATTATAATCAACTGATTTTTGACCAATCTAAGATGAAAACCCTTGCTTATCAAGCGGCTAAGTTTAATGCCGATGAGCAGGCGCGTGAAATCAACTTGCTGAATAAAGAGCGTGAACTTTACATCGCTCAGCAAACGGTAAAAGAACGTGAGTACACTAATATGCTGATGTTTATCACGATATTAGTTGGCGGGCTGTTTTTCCTCGCGATTTTGTTAGTCGTGGGCAATTTGCAAAAACGGCGTTTTATGCGTATGGCCAGAATGGATGCATTGACGGGCGTGCTTAACCGTGGTGCTGGGCAAGATCTGGGGGAAAATCTGTTTGTGCAAGCCGCTGCCCGAGGGGGCGATTTTTGCGTGATTTTATTCGACTTAGACTATTTTAAACGGATTAATGATTCCTACGGCCATGGTACGGGTGACTGGGCGCTGAAAAAAGTCGTTGAGGCGTTAAAACCCCATGTGCGCAATGGCGATGTATTTGCTCGGATTGGCGGTGAAGAATTTGCGTTGTTCTTGCCATACGCCAATGAATCTAAGGGGATGGAAGTTGCCGAACAATGCCGAAGCCGAATTGAAGCCATTGATACGCATCTCTCAGGGCATAAATTTACTATCACCGCGAGCTTTGGGGTCAGCGGTATGACAAAAGAAGACTTAAGCCTGGATCCTCTGCTACACCGTGCCGATATGGCACTGTATGCTGCAAAATCGAATGGTCGTAACAGTGTATTTTGTTATGAGGACGCTTTAGCCTCCGATAAACGCGCCACCAATATTACCAGCCAGTTGGCAAGGCAGTAG
- a CDS encoding SAM-dependent methyltransferase — protein sequence MGSLVCVGTGLQLAGQISVLSRSYIEHADIVFSLLPDGFSQRWLTKLNSNVINLQQFYAQNGEVKNRRYTYEQMVNAILDAVRAGKKTVCALYGHPGVFACVSHMAITRAKAEGFSAKMEPGISAEACLWADLGIDPGNSGHQSFEASQFMFFNHVPDPTTHLLLWQIAIAGEHTLTQFHTSSDRLQILVEQLNQWYPLDHEVVIYEAANLPIQAPRIERLPLANLPQAHLTPISTLLIPPAKKLEYNYAILAKLGISPEDLG from the coding sequence TTGGGATCACTCGTTTGTGTGGGTACGGGGTTACAGCTCGCGGGGCAGATTAGCGTATTAAGCCGCAGCTATATTGAACATGCCGATATTGTATTTTCACTCTTACCCGACGGTTTCTCGCAGCGTTGGTTGACGAAGCTCAACTCCAATGTCATCAATTTGCAGCAGTTTTATGCGCAAAATGGAGAAGTTAAAAATCGTCGATACACCTACGAGCAAATGGTCAATGCCATTCTAGATGCGGTGAGAGCGGGTAAAAAAACCGTGTGTGCACTCTATGGTCATCCGGGCGTGTTTGCCTGTGTATCCCATATGGCGATAACTCGCGCCAAGGCCGAAGGGTTTTCGGCCAAGATGGAGCCGGGGATTTCGGCTGAAGCTTGCCTGTGGGCCGACTTAGGAATTGATCCTGGCAACTCAGGGCATCAAAGCTTTGAAGCCAGCCAGTTTATGTTTTTCAACCATGTGCCGGATCCCACCACTCACTTATTACTCTGGCAAATCGCGATAGCGGGCGAACATACCCTAACCCAATTTCATACCTCTAGTGATAGGTTGCAGATCCTCGTGGAGCAGTTGAATCAATGGTATCCCCTCGACCATGAGGTGGTCATATACGAAGCGGCCAATTTGCCAATTCAAGCCCCGCGTATCGAGCGTTTACCCTTAGCGAATTTACCCCAAGCACACTTAACACCGATTAGTACGTTGTTAATTCCGCCAGCAAAAAAGCTGGAGTACAACTATGCTATTTTGGCTAAGTTAGGGATCAGTCCCGAAGATTTGGGCTAA
- a CDS encoding outer membrane protein assembly factor BamE, translated as MINKKQSLTLLSAIALSVSLSACSVFDWLIYKPDIPQGNYMEPQQVEKLRIDMTKEQAEYILGRPVLRDSFADDTWYYVYHYKSGRDASITHKELILHFTGNKLSLVKGDYELSPEFNTPLEQSKLPMTNTAESAPLVPAQRPDEKPLVKENQTEAQVQKPIK; from the coding sequence ATGATCAATAAAAAGCAAAGTCTTACCCTGCTGAGCGCCATTGCGCTCTCAGTTTCGCTCAGTGCCTGTAGCGTGTTTGATTGGCTGATCTATAAGCCCGATATTCCGCAAGGCAACTACATGGAGCCGCAACAGGTTGAAAAGTTGCGTATCGACATGACCAAAGAGCAGGCCGAATACATTCTTGGTCGCCCAGTATTGCGTGACAGCTTTGCCGATGACACTTGGTATTATGTGTACCACTATAAGAGTGGCCGTGATGCGAGCATTACCCACAAAGAACTGATCCTGCACTTTACTGGTAACAAATTAAGCTTAGTGAAGGGCGATTATGAATTAAGCCCAGAGTTTAATACGCCGCTTGAGCAGAGTAAGTTACCTATGACCAACACTGCTGAGTCTGCCCCGCTTGTGCCAGCACAGCGTCCAGATGAAAAGCCATTAGTGAAAGAAAATCAAACAGAAGCGCAAGTTCAAAAACCAATCAAGTAA
- a CDS encoding RnfH family protein, with product MTNEADKFVVDVIYALPTQQKVISVSVLPGTSAIDIVRQSNMVSFFPEIDLETVKLGVFSNVVKHDQVILPGQRVEIYRPLIADPKDVRRRRADKAKDEGRANKVTGGRVS from the coding sequence GTGACAAATGAAGCAGATAAGTTCGTCGTCGATGTTATTTACGCGCTGCCGACTCAGCAAAAGGTGATTTCGGTTAGCGTATTGCCCGGCACGAGCGCGATTGACATAGTGCGTCAGAGCAATATGGTGAGTTTTTTCCCTGAGATTGATTTAGAAACAGTAAAGCTTGGGGTGTTTAGCAATGTGGTTAAGCATGACCAAGTGATTTTACCGGGACAGCGAGTGGAGATTTATCGCCCGCTGATTGCCGATCCTAAGGATGTGCGCCGTCGCCGTGCCGATAAGGCCAAAGATGAAGGTCGTGCCAATAAAGTGACCGGTGGACGGGTGTCTTAA
- a CDS encoding type II toxin-antitoxin system RatA family toxin, translating into MPQISRSVLVRFSAMQMYDLVNDVESYKEFLPGCVGGKVLEFDGKTMVASVDVSKAGIRKTFTTRNQVVPGKSIELRLENGPFKHLFGQWRFTELTEDACKVEFDLNFEFSSSLVDMAFGKVFNDLMVSMVTAFTSRAKVIYSDK; encoded by the coding sequence ATGCCGCAAATTTCTCGAAGTGTGTTAGTTCGTTTTAGTGCGATGCAAATGTATGATTTAGTCAATGATGTTGAGTCGTACAAAGAGTTTTTACCCGGTTGTGTTGGCGGTAAAGTGCTTGAGTTTGATGGTAAAACCATGGTGGCCTCGGTCGATGTGAGTAAGGCGGGTATCCGTAAGACCTTCACTACGCGCAATCAGGTGGTGCCGGGAAAGAGTATCGAGTTAAGACTTGAAAATGGGCCTTTTAAACACTTATTCGGTCAGTGGCGTTTTACCGAGTTGACGGAAGATGCCTGTAAGGTGGAGTTTGACTTAAATTTCGAGTTTTCCAGCTCATTGGTCGATATGGCTTTTGGTAAAGTGTTTAATGATCTTATGGTGTCTATGGTGACGGCATTTACCAGCCGCGCTAAGGTAATTTACAGTGACAAATGA
- the smpB gene encoding SsrA-binding protein SmpB, translated as MVKKNSKKAAPATIARNKRATFEYRFEEKMEAGISLMGWEVKSIRMGKVNLSDCYVFLKNGEAFMHGCTIIPLNTASTHVVCDPIRLKKLLLSRKELDKLAGLVERQGYSIIPISMYWRKGAWVKVEIGLGKGKKDHDKREDTKAREWEVEKARVMKKEKTRG; from the coding sequence ATGGTAAAGAAAAACTCAAAAAAAGCCGCGCCTGCGACGATCGCACGCAATAAGCGCGCAACCTTCGAATACCGTTTCGAAGAAAAAATGGAAGCTGGCATTTCCCTCATGGGATGGGAAGTGAAGTCTATCCGCATGGGTAAAGTAAACCTATCGGACTGCTACGTCTTCTTAAAAAATGGCGAAGCCTTTATGCACGGCTGTACCATTATTCCGCTTAATACCGCATCGACCCATGTGGTGTGCGACCCGATTCGACTGAAGAAATTGCTCTTAAGTCGTAAAGAGTTAGATAAATTAGCTGGTCTTGTTGAGCGCCAAGGCTACTCGATTATCCCTATCTCCATGTACTGGCGTAAAGGGGCTTGGGTCAAAGTAGAAATCGGCCTAGGTAAAGGTAAAAAAGACCACGACAAGCGTGAAGATACCAAAGCACGCGAGTGGGAAGTGGAAAAAGCCCGCGTAATGAAAAAGGAAAAAACGCGCGGATAA
- a CDS encoding integrase domain-containing protein, translated as MAIITTRLTDKEIKTAKPRDKEYNLFDGDGLRLRIKPNGSKQWILNYYKPTNRKRANLSLGKYPDLSLANARKLSLEARELIAQNIDPQDARKERQQEVDAIHLHTFYNVAKEWFDMKKDSVSADHAVDTWRSLELHIFPSLSNTPVKDITAPFVIELLRPIEAKGSLETVKRLSQRLNEVMNFATNCGLIKANPLANIKAAFKKPKKENMASLAPAELPELMRSLSYASIKLTTRCLIEWQLHTMTRPSEAAGARWDEIDLDSRVWTIPAERMKKKREHRIPLTEQMLVLLDLIKPISGHREYVFPSDREPTKPCNSQTANMALKRMGFAGRLVSHGLRSLASTTLNEQGFDRDLVEAALSHVEENQVRSAYNRTDYLERRRPMMSWWSGHIEEAARGGSALTRTKTLKVAAE; from the coding sequence ATGGCCATTATCACTACTCGCCTAACAGATAAAGAAATCAAAACAGCCAAGCCAAGGGATAAAGAATATAACCTATTTGACGGTGACGGACTCCGCTTAAGAATTAAACCAAACGGCTCCAAACAATGGATTCTGAACTATTACAAACCCACCAATCGTAAGAGGGCAAATCTCAGCTTAGGCAAGTATCCCGATCTATCGCTAGCAAATGCCCGTAAGCTGTCACTAGAAGCAAGAGAATTAATCGCTCAAAATATCGATCCCCAAGATGCTCGAAAAGAGCGTCAGCAAGAAGTTGATGCAATCCACCTGCATACTTTTTATAACGTAGCTAAAGAATGGTTTGATATGAAAAAAGACTCGGTATCGGCAGACCATGCAGTCGATACTTGGCGCTCTTTGGAGCTTCACATTTTTCCTAGCCTATCTAACACGCCCGTAAAAGATATAACGGCTCCATTTGTCATAGAGCTTCTAAGACCAATTGAAGCTAAAGGCAGCCTTGAAACAGTCAAACGTCTATCGCAACGTTTGAATGAAGTCATGAACTTTGCCACCAATTGTGGATTGATTAAGGCTAACCCATTAGCAAATATTAAGGCTGCATTCAAAAAGCCTAAAAAAGAGAATATGGCTTCCCTTGCCCCCGCCGAACTCCCTGAACTAATGCGCTCACTTTCCTACGCAAGCATTAAGTTGACGACACGATGTTTGATCGAGTGGCAGCTTCATACAATGACTCGCCCTAGTGAAGCCGCTGGTGCTAGATGGGATGAAATTGACTTGGATAGCAGAGTTTGGACAATCCCAGCTGAACGTATGAAGAAAAAGCGCGAACACCGTATCCCATTAACAGAGCAGATGCTGGTGCTATTGGATTTAATCAAGCCTATTAGCGGTCATCGTGAGTACGTTTTCCCCTCCGATCGTGAACCAACTAAGCCATGTAATAGCCAAACCGCAAATATGGCACTAAAACGCATGGGTTTTGCGGGACGATTAGTTAGTCACGGTCTACGTTCACTAGCCAGCACTACATTGAATGAACAAGGTTTCGATAGAGATTTAGTTGAAGCAGCACTATCACACGTTGAAGAAAATCAGGTTCGTAGCGCTTATAACCGCACCGATTACTTAGAACGTCGTCGGCCGATGATGAGCTGGTGGAGCGGTCACATTGAGGAAGCAGCAAGAGGCGGTTCGGCATTAACAAGAACTAAAACGTTGAAAGTTGCGGCTGAATAA
- a CDS encoding DEAD/DEAH box helicase codes for MELKDYQNGVLDKLDYYLKKLADTKEEAEDFVAFQKMKGKEARLTDYAKDTWEALVQERRIDLLKDKSGHLVPAPYVTRFDGLERPIPNVCLKVPTGGGKTLLGVAAVERLQTDLFTQQTGMVLWVVPSDAIYKQTWKQLANREHPYRQMLERASGGRVKMLEKNDAFTKRDTDENLCVMLLMLQSSARQSKETLRMFRDSGRFTTFFPIEDDTIANEALLSSIRNLDCNDLSDYGWQEGIIPGSVSVKQSLGNVLRMVRPVIIVDEGHKAYSETARETLCGFNPKFILELSATPNANGKHHSNVLVNVSGQALKDEQMIKLPINLINEDKSDWKHSLSLAHAKLAELEQDAGLLQNETGRYIRPIMLIRVERTGKDQRDSAFVHAEDAREYLMEKLGVNENEIRLKTSDKDELGDDDLLSEMCPVKYIITKDALREGWDCPFAYVLTVLSKMTAKTAITQMIGRVLRQPHARLTQKPSLDECYVYTFDQDVMEAVAGVKQGLEEEGMGDVANQVKASEANKPAAVASKETLLRRERFRNLPKIFLPRVLHRDAGYKDGFRLFDYERDVLGDLDWESLSYLNAGNFQLVDDKLKRTIARIDYKMSKDNQGELDLADPVHENIEFDPNAGLDISFMVRQLTDVIPNPWQAMRVLTHTLDILRGNGVSEEALFNNRLELLKEMKRDIKQQVAQLSEQIFRSKLDKGDISLRLLASDNEKLNWELAQTLEVNVSEHDQVLRRKDSSELEKSLFEKVYQNGLNNLERDTAWYLDKQESVYWWHRIAVNQREYSLQGWQKQKVYPDLLVCVEKPNSGSYRFSVLETKGEHLKGNDDTEYKRRLFELFTEHVKTAVDAGELKLEAASGGMSFRMLMEDSWSQEIVPELVTN; via the coding sequence ATGGAGTTAAAAGACTACCAAAATGGTGTGCTGGATAAACTGGACTATTACCTGAAAAAGCTGGCCGACACCAAGGAAGAGGCGGAAGACTTTGTTGCTTTTCAGAAAATGAAAGGCAAAGAGGCTCGCTTAACCGATTACGCCAAAGATACGTGGGAAGCTCTGGTACAGGAGCGCCGTATTGACCTACTTAAAGACAAAAGCGGTCACTTGGTGCCTGCTCCTTATGTCACAAGATTTGACGGCTTAGAGAGGCCAATCCCTAACGTGTGCCTGAAAGTACCGACAGGTGGTGGTAAAACCTTACTTGGTGTTGCTGCGGTTGAGCGCCTGCAAACGGATTTGTTTACGCAACAGACAGGTATGGTGCTCTGGGTAGTGCCGTCGGATGCCATTTACAAACAAACCTGGAAACAGTTGGCAAATCGTGAGCATCCGTATCGTCAAATGTTAGAGCGAGCTTCGGGTGGGCGCGTCAAAATGCTTGAAAAGAACGATGCCTTTACCAAGCGAGATACCGACGAAAACCTGTGCGTTATGCTGTTGATGCTGCAATCCAGTGCGCGCCAATCCAAAGAAACCCTGCGCATGTTCCGCGATAGCGGGCGATTTACTACCTTCTTCCCGATTGAAGATGACACCATAGCCAATGAAGCGCTCTTGAGCAGTATTCGCAATTTAGATTGCAACGATCTTTCCGATTACGGTTGGCAAGAAGGCATAATCCCAGGCTCAGTGTCAGTCAAACAAAGCTTAGGCAATGTGTTACGCATGGTTCGCCCAGTGATTATTGTGGATGAGGGGCATAAAGCCTATAGCGAAACCGCAAGAGAAACCCTGTGTGGCTTTAACCCTAAGTTTATTCTTGAGCTCTCGGCCACGCCTAACGCTAACGGTAAGCATCACTCAAATGTGTTGGTGAATGTGTCAGGGCAAGCGTTGAAAGATGAACAAATGATTAAGTTGCCCATCAACTTAATCAACGAAGACAAAAGTGACTGGAAGCATAGCTTGTCGCTTGCGCACGCTAAATTGGCAGAGCTTGAACAGGATGCCGGGCTGCTACAAAACGAAACCGGTCGCTATATTCGGCCCATTATGCTGATCCGTGTTGAGCGCACAGGTAAAGACCAACGAGATTCAGCCTTTGTACATGCGGAAGACGCCCGTGAGTATTTGATGGAAAAACTGGGCGTGAATGAAAATGAAATTCGCCTGAAAACGTCTGATAAAGACGAGTTGGGTGATGATGATTTGCTCAGCGAAATGTGCCCCGTTAAATACATCATCACAAAGGATGCGCTGCGTGAAGGTTGGGATTGCCCCTTTGCTTATGTGTTAACCGTGTTGTCTAAAATGACCGCAAAAACGGCAATCACCCAAATGATTGGCCGGGTACTACGTCAACCACATGCGCGATTGACGCAAAAACCAAGTTTAGATGAGTGTTATGTCTACACCTTTGATCAGGATGTGATGGAAGCCGTCGCCGGTGTTAAGCAAGGTTTAGAAGAAGAAGGAATGGGTGATGTGGCGAATCAGGTTAAAGCCTCAGAAGCCAATAAGCCCGCCGCAGTGGCAAGCAAAGAAACCTTATTGCGTAGAGAGCGTTTTCGTAACCTACCTAAAATATTCTTGCCTCGGGTTTTACATCGCGATGCTGGGTACAAAGACGGCTTCCGCTTGTTTGACTATGAACGTGATGTGTTGGGTGACCTAGATTGGGAGTCGCTGTCTTATTTGAATGCAGGGAATTTCCAGTTAGTGGACGATAAGTTAAAGCGCACGATTGCCCGTATCGACTACAAAATGTCTAAGGATAACCAAGGCGAATTGGACTTGGCCGATCCGGTTCACGAAAATATCGAGTTTGACCCCAATGCAGGCCTGGATATCTCGTTTATGGTAAGGCAGCTCACCGATGTTATTCCAAACCCATGGCAAGCCATGCGGGTATTAACGCACACGTTAGACATCTTGCGTGGTAATGGCGTTTCTGAGGAGGCTTTGTTTAATAACCGCCTTGAGCTACTCAAAGAGATGAAACGCGACATTAAACAACAGGTCGCGCAATTATCGGAGCAAATCTTCAGATCTAAGTTGGACAAGGGTGATATTTCCCTGCGCCTACTAGCTTCAGATAACGAAAAGCTAAATTGGGAACTGGCGCAAACCTTAGAGGTTAATGTCAGTGAGCATGATCAGGTGCTTCGCCGCAAGGATAGTTCTGAACTCGAAAAAAGCCTGTTCGAAAAGGTCTATCAAAATGGGCTGAACAATTTAGAGCGCGACACAGCCTGGTATTTGGATAAGCAAGAGTCTGTGTATTGGTGGCATCGTATTGCAGTGAATCAACGCGAGTACAGCCTGCAAGGCTGGCAAAAGCAAAAGGTTTACCCTGACTTGTTGGTGTGCGTCGAAAAGCCAAACTCTGGTAGTTACCGCTTCTCTGTACTGGAAACCAAGGGTGAGCATTTAAAAGGAAACGATGACACTGAGTACAAGCGCCGATTGTTTGAGCTGTTTACTGAGCACGTCAAGACGGCAGTAGATGCTGGCGAACTTAAGTTGGAAGCAGCGTCGGGTGGTATGTCGTTCAGAATGCTGATGGAAGACAGTTGGTCACAGGAAATCGTGCCTGAGCTCGTGACTAACTAA
- a CDS encoding site-specific DNA-methyltransferase, whose product MPTLDFKGKQFVYSHHLSVPFRELKVVADKSLPLEGKSASLDDNLIIHGDNLEALKALLPTHAGKVDCIFIDPPYNTGNEGWCYNDNVRSPLMQEWLKKSANPVDKEDLERHDKWLCMMWPRLMLLKELLSNDGSIWLTLDDNEVNSAKLLMDEVFGDDKFVGLFVVVNNLKGRNDKEHIAITHEYILVYSGDEFVSKGLDLTEEQLKDFTLKDESGCLYSLRDLRKRGSEDRREDRPKMFYPIFWNKSANTLSLERSSNNDIEILPMRGDGTHGRWRWGKARAFQNLKNLEARESSKGRFDVSYRVYLDETDGKKSKSFWQGTEFATDLGTTLLKNIFAGQNPLGHAPKTLAHVQRCIELSIGREGIVLDSFAGSGTTAHAVLEANKKDNGSRKFILVECEDYADTLTAERVRRVINGYPFKGNQKQELLSEKITWSVFEKKHAELLEKIAKVEEKHSKDFDKIKKELKDGVLTVTGERKVDDFAPGIGGSFTYCTLGEPIQIESLLTGEAMPSFDALARYVFYTATGQSLETVAKASADGFIGETDLFRIHLFYRPDSEWLRSNEAALNADKVVAIANNNATKKRTIVFAVAKFMSQKDLTEKRIEFCQLPYAIHRIMGA is encoded by the coding sequence ATGCCAACGTTGGATTTTAAAGGTAAGCAGTTTGTATATTCACATCACCTGAGTGTGCCGTTTCGTGAACTAAAAGTGGTTGCGGATAAATCTTTACCACTGGAAGGCAAGTCAGCATCGCTGGATGACAACCTCATCATCCATGGCGATAACCTCGAAGCTCTTAAGGCCTTACTGCCAACTCATGCCGGTAAAGTAGACTGCATTTTTATCGATCCGCCGTACAACACTGGTAATGAAGGATGGTGTTACAACGACAACGTTCGCTCACCATTGATGCAGGAGTGGTTGAAAAAGTCAGCTAATCCTGTTGATAAAGAAGACTTGGAACGTCATGACAAATGGCTTTGCATGATGTGGCCGAGACTTATGTTGTTGAAAGAACTGCTGTCAAACGATGGAAGTATTTGGTTAACGTTGGATGACAATGAAGTTAATAGCGCAAAGTTATTGATGGATGAAGTCTTTGGTGATGATAAGTTTGTTGGTTTATTTGTTGTCGTCAATAACTTAAAAGGACGAAATGATAAAGAGCATATAGCGATCACGCATGAGTATATTTTAGTCTACTCAGGAGATGAATTTGTCTCGAAAGGTTTGGATCTGACAGAAGAACAGCTAAAAGACTTCACGTTAAAAGATGAAAGTGGTTGTCTTTATTCATTACGTGATCTTCGTAAGAGAGGGAGTGAAGACAGAAGAGAAGATCGGCCTAAAATGTTCTATCCGATTTTTTGGAATAAAAGTGCTAATACTTTGTCTCTTGAAAGGTCATCAAACAATGACATTGAAATATTGCCAATGAGAGGAGATGGAACTCATGGGCGTTGGCGATGGGGAAAGGCGCGAGCATTTCAAAACTTAAAGAATTTGGAAGCTAGAGAATCTAGTAAAGGACGGTTTGATGTGTCCTACAGGGTTTATCTAGATGAGACTGATGGGAAAAAATCAAAATCGTTTTGGCAGGGAACTGAATTTGCCACCGATTTAGGAACAACGTTACTTAAAAATATTTTTGCAGGGCAAAACCCACTTGGTCACGCTCCCAAAACTTTAGCGCATGTTCAGCGCTGTATTGAATTGTCTATTGGTAGAGAAGGCATCGTACTCGATTCATTTGCTGGCTCTGGAACTACCGCTCATGCAGTTCTTGAAGCTAATAAAAAAGACAATGGCAGCCGTAAGTTTATCTTAGTCGAGTGTGAAGACTACGCCGATACATTAACTGCTGAACGTGTTCGTCGTGTTATTAACGGTTACCCCTTTAAAGGCAACCAGAAGCAAGAACTGCTTTCTGAAAAAATCACGTGGTCGGTCTTTGAGAAAAAACACGCTGAGTTGCTTGAAAAAATAGCCAAAGTTGAAGAAAAACACAGCAAGGATTTTGACAAAATCAAGAAAGAGCTCAAAGACGGTGTACTTACTGTAACTGGTGAGCGTAAAGTGGATGATTTTGCGCCAGGCATTGGTGGTAGTTTCACTTATTGTACTTTGGGTGAACCGATTCAAATTGAAAGTTTACTTACTGGCGAAGCGATGCCATCGTTCGACGCGCTCGCACGTTATGTGTTTTATACCGCAACTGGGCAGTCATTAGAAACTGTTGCTAAAGCTTCTGCCGATGGTTTTATCGGTGAAACAGACTTATTCCGTATTCATTTGTTCTATCGCCCAGATAGTGAATGGCTGCGTTCAAATGAAGCGGCATTAAACGCGGATAAAGTAGTGGCGATTGCTAACAACAATGCTACGAAGAAGCGCACCATTGTCTTTGCTGTCGCGAAATTTATGAGTCAGAAGGACTTAACTGAAAAACGCATTGAGTTTTGCCAGTTGCCTTACGCTATCCATCGCATTATGGGGGCGTAA
- the mads1 gene encoding methylation-associated defense system helix-turn-helix domain-containing protein MAD1, translated as MTEQILTLKEVATYLKVAEKTAYRLASEGKLPGFKVGGSWRFKKDDLEKWIEHAKRN; from the coding sequence ATGACTGAACAAATTTTAACCTTGAAAGAGGTTGCCACTTATCTAAAGGTGGCTGAAAAAACGGCTTATAGACTTGCAAGCGAAGGCAAACTACCAGGCTTTAAGGTTGGCGGCTCTTGGCGCTTTAAAAAAGACGACTTAGAAAAGTGGATAGAGCACGCAAAGCGCAATTAG